A genomic stretch from Rhodobacterales bacterium HKCCA1288 includes:
- a CDS encoding ABC transporter permease: MEKRSRSFYLLSAFFGLFVLFLYGPILTIGILSFQGPEGGLTFPMRGVSLYWFYDLFEEQAVGDIWGSFRRSLALGLMVMVTTVVVSVLGGLAFRKKFAGSSLLFYLCIASLVIPSILISLGVGLIFNQIGLPVHWASSGFGSQLTWTLPFGLLIMFAVFNRFDKSYEEAARDQGATAWQTFAHVVLPIIAPSLIGVALFGFTLSYDEFARTLLTAGSYNTLPLEIFGMTTNVTTPVIFALGTLTTVFSFCIIGVFFLAVWLFSRRKDHSSDAGQGMV, translated from the coding sequence ATGGAAAAGCGCAGCCGCAGCTTTTATCTGCTCTCCGCCTTTTTTGGCCTTTTCGTTCTGTTCCTTTACGGCCCAATTTTGACCATTGGCATCCTCAGCTTTCAGGGGCCAGAGGGGGGGCTGACCTTCCCAATGCGCGGTGTGTCGCTCTATTGGTTTTACGATTTGTTCGAAGAACAGGCCGTAGGGGATATTTGGGGCAGCTTCCGCCGCTCCTTGGCCTTGGGTTTGATGGTGATGGTGACGACTGTGGTTGTCTCGGTTTTGGGCGGGCTTGCCTTTCGCAAGAAATTCGCAGGCTCCAGCTTACTGTTTTATCTCTGCATCGCCTCGCTCGTGATCCCTTCGATCCTGATTTCATTGGGTGTTGGGCTGATCTTCAACCAAATTGGCCTGCCCGTGCATTGGGCCAGTTCTGGCTTTGGCAGCCAACTGACATGGACATTGCCCTTTGGTCTTTTGATCATGTTTGCCGTCTTTAACCGTTTCGACAAAAGCTATGAGGAGGCGGCGCGTGACCAAGGTGCGACCGCGTGGCAGACATTTGCCCATGTGGTCTTGCCGATTATTGCCCCATCCTTGATTGGTGTTGCTCTGTTTGGCTTCACGCTCAGCTATGATGAATTCGCACGCACCCTTTTGACTGCAGGCAGCTACAATACCCTGCCGCTTGAAATCTTTGGGATGACCACGAATGTGACAACGCCTGTGATCTTTGCGCTTGGCACGCTGACCACGGTATTTTCCTTTTGCATAATTGGGGTGTTTTTCCTTGCTGTTTGGCTGTTCTCACGGCGCAAGGATCATTCTTCTGATGCAGGTCAGGGGATGGTTTGA
- a CDS encoding ABC transporter permease, translated as MTKQVTAWIQAAPMAAVLLSFLVAPIVMIVIVSFWGATEYSIYPAFQFDNYEFLFGSSVTYRVFLNTFKYALITWAFTLVIGFTVAYYLAFEIRSLKWQIALFLLCTIPFWTSNIIRMISWIPFLGRNGLANSTLISWGVIDEPLEWLLFSDFSVILAFVHLYTLFMVVPIFNTMMRIDRALIEAARDQGASAWQSLTHVIIPLCKPGIMIGTIFVTTLVMGDFITVRFMSGSQRANVGRLISNDINLLQYPSASATAVVLLITVLIVIGLLLRLVDIRKEL; from the coding sequence ATGACCAAACAAGTCACCGCATGGATACAAGCGGCCCCGATGGCGGCTGTTCTCTTATCCTTCCTTGTTGCGCCGATTGTCATGATTGTGATTGTCAGCTTCTGGGGCGCGACCGAATATTCAATTTACCCTGCTTTTCAATTCGACAATTATGAATTCCTGTTCGGGTCATCCGTGACCTACAGGGTCTTTCTCAATACATTCAAATATGCCTTGATCACTTGGGCCTTCACCCTCGTGATCGGGTTCACTGTTGCCTATTATCTGGCCTTTGAAATCCGCAGCCTCAAATGGCAAATTGCGCTCTTTTTGCTCTGCACCATCCCATTTTGGACATCCAATATCATCCGTATGATTTCGTGGATTCCGTTTTTGGGGCGAAATGGCCTAGCCAATTCTACACTGATCTCATGGGGTGTTATTGACGAGCCCCTTGAATGGTTGCTGTTCAGCGATTTCAGCGTGATCTTGGCCTTTGTGCATCTCTACACGCTGTTCATGGTCGTACCAATTTTCAACACGATGATGCGCATTGATCGCGCCCTGATTGAGGCAGCGCGAGATCAAGGGGCCAGCGCGTGGCAGAGTTTGACCCATGTGATCATCCCACTGTGCAAGCCTGGCATCATGATTGGCACCATTTTCGTCACCACGCTTGTGATGGGCGATTTTATCACGGTGCGCTTTATGTCGGGCAGTCAACGCGCCAATGTGGGGCGCCTGATTTCCAATGACATTAACCTGCTGCAATACCCTTCGGCCTCTGCCACGGCGGTGGTCTTGCTGATCACTGTCTTGATCGTCATCGGCCTGTTGTTGCGTCTTGTCGATATTCGAAAGGAGCTGTGA
- a CDS encoding aspartate/glutamate racemase family protein: protein MRVFLINPNSTEAMTQTALAAAQRAAPDLVFEGWTSHLGPPAIEGPEDGARAVPPLLTLIDQAAAQGAGAIIIACFDDTGLAEAQARVSCPVIGIGQASFVMAQLRGGSSAVITTVPEAIPVIQENLRAQGFAQTIKVVEAANTPVLSLTEDPEWAAAQFLKLARNLPQGTRSLILGCSGAVSIIEALSRDLDLVLIDGVTAAARLATVLRPS, encoded by the coding sequence ATGCGCGTGTTCCTGATCAACCCCAACAGCACCGAGGCGATGACGCAGACCGCCCTTGCGGCTGCACAGCGAGCGGCCCCAGATTTGGTGTTTGAGGGGTGGACATCGCATCTTGGCCCGCCCGCAATCGAAGGGCCCGAGGATGGCGCGCGCGCTGTGCCGCCTTTGCTGACGCTGATTGACCAAGCGGCCGCACAAGGGGCAGGGGCGATTATCATCGCCTGTTTTGACGATACGGGCCTTGCAGAGGCCCAAGCGCGGGTCAGTTGCCCCGTGATTGGGATCGGCCAAGCCAGCTTTGTCATGGCGCAGCTCAGAGGTGGATCAAGTGCCGTGATCACGACTGTTCCCGAGGCCATCCCCGTGATCCAAGAAAACCTCCGTGCGCAAGGATTTGCGCAGACCATCAAGGTGGTAGAGGCGGCCAACACGCCTGTTTTATCGCTGACCGAAGATCCCGAATGGGCGGCTGCGCAATTCCTAAAACTTGCGCGCAATTTGCCCCAAGGCACCCGAAGCTTGATCCTCGGCTGTTCTGGGGCCGTTTCTATCATCGAGGCTTTATCCCGCGACCTTGATCTTGTTTTGATTGATGGGGTGACAGCCGCTGCACGACTGGCCACTGTTCTGCGCCCGTCTTGA
- a CDS encoding extracellular solute-binding protein encodes MTSVPKIRYSRRSLLKTGGAALAASALPAPMVWGQSIRDITLRQFGTGVSNLNEVATKVKEDLGITLEMTALDTDSVTQRAATQPDSFDIADIEYFVCKKVWPSGNLQAMDASRITNYDKIVGIFRDGKLTPESTIAQGTAPHTVGFVEGPDGTEFVNNESGWMTLIPTIYNADTLGIRPDLIGRPIESWSELLNSEFAGKASILDISSIGIMDMAMVCEAMGEIQYGDKGNMTRDEIDRTIAIFTEAKQNGQFRAFWKTFDESVNLMASGEVVIQSMWSPAITAVRSRGIPCVYQPLREGYRSWGGGIGLSANLSGMELDAAYDYINWYLSGWVGGFLMRQGYYSAVPETSKDFMSENEWGYWFEGKESTDDITSPFGDKLAGAGEIRDGGSFYDRMGAVACWNSVMEENQYMVRKWNEFIAA; translated from the coding sequence ATGACTTCAGTTCCAAAAATTCGCTACAGCCGCCGCTCCCTCCTGAAAACAGGCGGGGCAGCTTTGGCCGCCTCTGCATTGCCCGCGCCAATGGTTTGGGGGCAATCCATTCGCGACATCACCTTGCGCCAGTTTGGCACAGGCGTCTCGAACCTCAATGAGGTGGCAACCAAGGTGAAAGAAGACCTCGGTATCACCCTTGAGATGACCGCACTCGACACCGACAGTGTGACGCAGCGCGCCGCCACCCAGCCTGACAGTTTCGACATTGCGGATATCGAATATTTCGTCTGCAAAAAGGTTTGGCCTTCGGGCAATCTTCAGGCGATGGATGCCAGCCGCATCACCAATTACGATAAGATTGTCGGCATTTTCCGCGATGGTAAGCTGACCCCAGAAAGCACCATTGCACAGGGCACCGCGCCCCATACTGTTGGCTTTGTTGAGGGGCCAGATGGCACCGAATTTGTGAACAATGAATCGGGGTGGATGACCCTGATCCCAACCATCTACAACGCAGATACGCTTGGCATTCGCCCCGATTTGATTGGTCGCCCGATTGAAAGCTGGTCTGAGTTGTTGAACTCAGAATTCGCAGGCAAGGCCTCGATCCTTGATATTTCCTCCATCGGCATCATGGATATGGCAATGGTTTGCGAGGCCATGGGGGAAATCCAATATGGCGACAAGGGCAATATGACCCGCGATGAAATCGATCGCACCATCGCCATCTTCACGGAAGCCAAACAAAATGGCCAGTTCCGCGCCTTCTGGAAAACCTTTGACGAAAGCGTCAACCTGATGGCTTCGGGCGAGGTGGTTATTCAGTCTATGTGGTCGCCCGCGATTACCGCCGTGCGTTCGCGCGGTATCCCATGCGTCTATCAGCCATTGCGCGAAGGCTATCGCAGCTGGGGTGGCGGCATTGGCCTGTCGGCCAATCTCTCGGGCATGGAGTTGGATGCCGCCTATGATTACATCAACTGGTATCTCTCGGGTTGGGTTGGCGGCTTCTTGATGCGTCAGGGCTATTATTCTGCCGTGCCTGAAACCTCCAAAGACTTCATGAGCGAAAACGAGTGGGGCTATTGGTTCGAAGGCAAAGAAAGCACCGATGACATCACCTCGCCATTTGGGGATAAATTGGCAGGTGCCGGTGAGATCCGTGATGGTGGCTCATTCTATGACCGCATGGGGGCTGTGGCCTGCTGGAACTCAGTCATGGAAGAGAACCAATACATGGTGCGCAAGTGGAATGAATTCATCGCCGCTTAA
- a CDS encoding ABC transporter ATP-binding protein, translating to MTAPLDLELISLTKRYGDALAVDAISHGFKSGVYACLLGPSGCGKSSTLRMIAGHEGVSDGAIVLDGREVTHLPPAKRGTAMMFQNYALFPHLSVRDNVAFSLRMAGIDRATRHKRANEMLELVEMSAMAERKPDQLSGGQQQRVALARALITRPQVLLLDEPLSALDPFLRIRMRAELKRLQRELGITFIHVTHGQDEALALADEIIVMNNAKIEQAGSARDIFNKPKTAFVARFLGGHNVLKLPQGQVALRNDAIQVTAQGAGRMDGRVIGVEYQGAHVALTALVAGDQEATALVPDHQFIETPKDLGEVIGLTWDDQNAHLVSA from the coding sequence ATGACGGCCCCGCTTGACCTTGAATTGATTTCTCTCACCAAACGCTATGGCGATGCGCTTGCGGTGGATGCGATTTCGCATGGCTTTAAGTCGGGGGTCTATGCATGCCTGCTGGGCCCCTCTGGCTGTGGTAAATCTTCGACATTGCGGATGATCGCGGGCCATGAAGGGGTATCAGACGGCGCAATCGTTCTTGACGGGCGCGAAGTCACCCATTTGCCACCCGCAAAACGCGGCACGGCTATGATGTTCCAAAACTATGCCCTGTTCCCGCATCTCAGTGTGCGCGACAACGTTGCCTTTAGTCTGCGGATGGCAGGAATTGATCGCGCAACCCGTCACAAGCGCGCCAATGAGATGCTTGAATTGGTCGAGATGTCTGCAATGGCCGAGCGCAAGCCTGATCAATTATCAGGTGGGCAGCAACAGCGGGTTGCCTTGGCGCGCGCCCTGATTACCCGCCCGCAAGTCTTGCTGTTGGACGAGCCGCTTTCGGCGCTTGATCCGTTCCTACGTATTCGGATGCGCGCGGAGCTTAAGCGCCTTCAGCGTGAGCTTGGGATTACCTTCATACATGTCACCCATGGCCAAGACGAGGCGCTGGCCTTGGCCGATGAGATTATCGTGATGAACAATGCCAAGATCGAACAGGCAGGATCGGCACGCGATATTTTCAATAAGCCAAAAACCGCCTTCGTTGCGCGGTTCTTGGGGGGGCATAACGTTTTGAAATTGCCCCAAGGTCAGGTTGCGCTGCGCAATGATGCAATCCAAGTCACCGCCCAAGGGGCAGGGCGCATGGATGGCCGTGTGATTGGCGTTGAATATCAAGGCGCGCATGTGGCGTTGACCGCCCTTGTGGCGGGGGATCAAGAGGCCACCGCCCTCGTGCCAGATCATCAATTCATCGAAACCCCCAAAGACCTTGGTGAGGTCATTGGGCTTACCTGGGACGACCAAAACGCACATCTGGTCTCCGCCTAA